Proteins encoded by one window of Fischerella sp. PCC 9605:
- a CDS encoding DUF1257 domain-containing protein produces the protein MSHFSQIKTQIRNLESLQDALTDLGIDWKKGPREVRGYRDQTHAAEITIEQDNGYDIGFKWNGKEYELVADLQYWQQNLSVEGFLRQVTQRYAYNTVVKETARVGFQVAEQQKNEDGSIRLVVQRWSA, from the coding sequence ATGTCACACTTTAGCCAAATCAAAACCCAGATTCGTAACCTTGAATCTTTGCAAGATGCTCTCACTGACTTGGGCATAGACTGGAAGAAGGGCCCGCGTGAAGTACGTGGCTATCGCGATCAAACTCATGCTGCCGAGATTACTATCGAACAGGACAATGGCTACGATATCGGCTTCAAATGGAATGGCAAAGAATACGAATTGGTAGCTGACTTACAATATTGGCAACAGAACTTGTCTGTAGAAGGATTTTTGCGTCAGGTAACTCAGCGTTATGCTTACAACACAGTCGTGAAAGAGACAGCACGTGTGGGCTTTCAAGTTGCTGAACAACAAAAAAATGAAGATGGTTCCATTCGCTTGGTAGTACAGCGCTGGAGTGCGTAA
- a CDS encoding DUF2997 domain-containing protein, translating to METLEFIIYPDGRVQEKVTGIVGASCAEVTAAIEAQLGQVLSQQPTSEFFAAKVQQSGVVNTQTAFSDW from the coding sequence ATGGAGACATTAGAATTCATCATTTATCCAGATGGTCGCGTACAAGAAAAAGTCACTGGCATAGTGGGTGCTTCGTGCGCTGAAGTGACAGCAGCAATAGAAGCACAGCTAGGACAAGTACTTAGTCAACAGCCAACCTCAGAATTTTTCGCTGCCAAAGTCCAACAGTCTGGAGTGGTAAATACACAAACCGCTTTCAGTGATTGGTAA
- a CDS encoding ferredoxin has protein sequence MSDFVPSPEEQEDNRSGLEPELGGFLREAPERSGLEPELGGTLRQKGVYVDELTCIGCKHCAFVARNTFYIEPDYGRSRAMRQDGDPEEVIQEAIDTCPVDCIHWIDYTELKRLEEERKYQVIPVVGYPVEGAVAASERRRKKLKSKHKKSRY, from the coding sequence ATGTCTGATTTTGTGCCGTCGCCGGAAGAGCAGGAAGATAACCGATCTGGTCTAGAACCAGAACTAGGTGGCTTTTTGCGGGAAGCCCCAGAACGCTCTGGTTTAGAGCCTGAATTAGGGGGAACGCTGCGTCAAAAAGGTGTTTATGTGGATGAACTCACCTGTATTGGTTGCAAGCACTGTGCCTTTGTTGCCCGTAATACTTTTTATATTGAACCAGATTATGGGCGATCGCGGGCAATGCGCCAAGATGGCGATCCGGAGGAAGTCATTCAAGAGGCAATTGATACTTGTCCGGTTGATTGCATCCACTGGATTGATTACACCGAACTGAAACGGTTAGAAGAGGAGCGTAAATATCAGGTAATACCTGTAGTGGGCTATCCAGTGGAAGGTGCTGTTGCAGCTTCTGAGCGACGACGCAAAAAACTAAAATCAAAACACAAGAAATCTCGTTATTAA
- the bioU gene encoding (S)-8-amino-7-oxononanoate synthase BioU: MDAEQVMGSTNFPTTIRVGVLGFGGLGQAAAKVLAPKREMILVAAADNKGYAYAAEGLNAQECIATYQSHGSVGYLEPFGTLTNRSIKDLIENDHPVDGYFLALPNLPNDFIASVAKQFIESGWRGVLVDAIKRTSAVEQLLTLKEELQAAGITYMTGCGATPGLLTAAAALAAQSYAEIHRVEITFGVGIANWEAYRATIREDIAHMPGYTVETARAMTDAEVEALLDKTNGVLTLENMEHADDVMLELAGICSRDRVTVGGVVDTRNPKKPLSTNVKVTGRTFEGKISTHTFTLGDETSMAANVCGPAFGYLKAGITLHQRGIHGIFTAAEIMPQFVR, encoded by the coding sequence ATGGATGCAGAGCAAGTAATGGGTTCTACTAATTTTCCAACAACGATACGTGTCGGAGTACTGGGCTTTGGCGGATTAGGACAGGCAGCAGCCAAAGTACTTGCCCCAAAACGAGAAATGATTCTAGTAGCGGCAGCAGATAACAAAGGTTATGCTTATGCCGCTGAGGGTTTAAATGCCCAAGAGTGCATTGCGACATATCAATCTCACGGTTCAGTTGGTTATTTAGAACCGTTTGGTACATTAACCAACCGTAGCATTAAGGATTTAATAGAAAACGATCATCCTGTAGATGGATATTTTCTGGCTTTACCAAACTTACCCAATGATTTTATCGCCTCTGTAGCCAAGCAATTTATCGAGTCTGGCTGGCGTGGGGTATTGGTAGATGCGATTAAGCGTACTAGCGCAGTTGAACAACTACTGACACTGAAAGAAGAATTGCAAGCCGCAGGCATTACCTACATGACAGGATGCGGCGCAACACCAGGACTATTAACGGCAGCCGCAGCACTGGCAGCCCAAAGCTACGCTGAAATTCATCGAGTAGAAATTACCTTTGGGGTAGGCATTGCTAACTGGGAGGCTTACCGCGCCACCATCCGCGAAGATATTGCCCACATGCCTGGTTACACTGTGGAAACAGCCAGGGCAATGACAGATGCAGAAGTAGAAGCACTCTTGGATAAAACTAATGGTGTGCTGACGTTAGAAAATATGGAACATGCTGACGACGTGATGCTAGAGTTAGCAGGAATTTGTTCGCGCGATCGCGTTACTGTTGGCGGTGTTGTAGATACGAGAAATCCCAAAAAACCTCTTAGTACGAACGTCAAGGTAACAGGCCGCACTTTTGAAGGTAAGATTTCTACCCACACCTTTACATTAGGCGATGAAACCAGCATGGCCGCAAACGTTTGTGGCCCAGCCTTTGGCTATCTCAAAGCAGGCATAACCTTACATCAACGCGGCATACACGGAATATTCACTGCTGCTGAAATTATGCCCCAGTTTGTCAGATAG